The sequence below is a genomic window from Cryobacterium arcticum.
GGCTGCAGGCTTCTGTCGTGCCCGTCCACACCCCGGCCGACCTTCCGCCCGTTGTGGACCTCGTGGTGATCGGGTCGGGAACGGACACCGACCTCGGCGGCGTCAGGGATGCCCTGCGGCCGCTCTCGGCTGCTCTCCGCGGCTGGTTGGCCGCCGGGGTGCCGGTTCTGGCCGTCGGCACCGGCTGGGAACTGCTCAGCGACGCAGTGGACCTGCCCGGCGGCGGCACCGTGGACGGTCTCGCCCTCGTACGGGGCCGTGCGACGGTCCGGCCGACTCGCGTGACCGACGACCTCGTCGTGGCCACAGGCGCGGAGCGACTGATCGGGTTCGAGAATCACGCGCGCGGGTATGCGAATGCCGCGGCCGCACTGGGGTCGGTGCTCTCGGGCACCGGGAACGGCGACGGCACGGAGGGAACGCGTGAAGGCAGCTTCATCGGCACCCACCTGCACGGGCCGGTCCTGGCGCGCAACCCCGTGCTGGCCGATCGGTTGCTCGGCGCGGCGTGCGCCGCCCGGGGGATCACCCTGAACGCATCCGCTCACACCGCGACTGTCGATGACATGGCAAAAGCCGCACGCAACCAGGTTGCAGTGCGGCTCAGCCTCGCCTCAGAGTAGGACTCGCCGGAGCGAGCCCGACTCTAGGACTTCTGGTCTTCGAAGAGTCGGCTCGACTCGTCGTGCCAGCTTTCGGCGATCGCGGCGAGCTTCTCCTGGTGCTTGCGACCATGGTGGGCGCAGAAGAGCAACTCGCTGTTATTCACGACTACACGGATGTAGGCCTGAGCGCCACAAGCGTCGCAGCGGTCGGCCGCGGTGAGCTGGTGGGGGGCGCCCTGTTGGTCGACGGCACCATTTTCGGTGGCGATCTGGGACATATTCTCCTCCTCCAGACTGATACCAGGTGATACCAATTGAATCCTTACTGACCATGTAAACACGGCCGGGCCCGGATTGGGCCACAGTTGGGTGACATTTCGCTCACCGCGTAGCATTCACGCGGCGAACCGGGCGTATCCGGCTCCACACGGGTGTCCTGCGGAGCCGCACGGCTCGGGGTCACTATTCTTAACCGTTGTGAGTTCTGACTATTCCGCCCGCCACCTCTCGGTCCTCGAAGGCCTCGACGCGGTGCGCAAACGCCCCGGCATGTACATCGGTTCCACCGACTCCCGCGGGCTCATGCACTGCCTCTGGGAGATCATCGACAACTCCGTCGACGAGGCGTTGAGCGGGCATGGGTCGTCGATCGGCATTGTCCTGCACCCCGACGAGAGCGTCGAGGTCAGCGACACCGCCCGCGGCATCCCGGTGGACATCGAACCGAAGACCGGCCTGTCCGGTGTGGAAGTGGTGTTCACCAAGCTGCACGCCGGCGGAAAGTTCGGCAGCGGCTCCTACGCCGCGTCGGGCGGGCTGCACGGCGTCGGCGCCTCGGTCGTGAACGCGCTGTCCGAACGTCTCGACGTTGAGGTCGACCGGGACGGCAAGACCTGGGCGATGTCCTTCCACCGCGGCGAGCCGGGGGTCTTCGCCGACACCGGCGAGAAGAGCCCGGATGCGCCGTTCACCCCGTTCGAGAAGACCAGCGAATTGCGCGTGGTGGGCAAGGTCAAGAAGGGTGTGACGGGCACTCGCATCCGCTACTGGGCCGACCGGCAGATCTTCACCAAGGGCGCGTCCTTCCAGACCGACGACCTGATGGGCCGGGCCCGCCAGACCGCTTTCCTGATCCCCGGGCTCACGATCAACATCGACGACCGGCGGGGGGAGACGCCCCTGGCGGAATCCTTCACCTTCGCCGGCGGCATCTCCGAGTTCGTCGACCACCTCGCCGTCGACACCCCGATCACCGACACCTGGCGGCTCACCGGCGCCGGAAGCTTCACCGAGACGGTGCCCGTGCTCACCGATTCCGGAGCCATGATCCCGACCGAACTGGTCAGGGACTGCCAGGTCGACATCGCACTGCGCTGGGGGACCGGCTACGACACCGTCGTCAAGAGCTTCGTCAACATCATCGCGACGCCCAAGGGCGGCACGCACCAGGCCGGGTTCGATGCCGGACTGCTCAAGTTCCTGCGGGCGCAGGTCGAACAGAACGCCCGCCGGCTCAAGGTGGGCAGTGACAAGCTCGAAAAGGACGACATCATGGCCGGCCTCACGGCCGTGCTCACGGTGCGGCTGCCCGAACCGCAGTTCGAGGGGCAGACCAAGGAGGTCCTCGGGACCCCGGCCGTGCGCGCGATCGTGGCCGCTGTGATCCAGAAGACCATGACCGAGCGCTTCACCTCGGCCAAGCGCGACGACAAGACGCAGTCCGCCGTGGTGCTCGACAAGATCGTCGCCGAGATGAAGTCGCGCATCTCCGCCCGGGCGCACAAAGAGACCCAGCGGCGGAAGAACGCCCTGGAGAGCTCCTCGTTGCCGGCAAAGCTCGTGGACTGCCGCAGCAACGACGTGGCATTGAGCGAACTGTTCATCGTCGAGGGCGACTCCGCCCTGGGCACGGCCAAGCTGGCCAGGGACAGCGAACACCAGGCGCTGCTGCCGATCCGGGGCAAGATCCTCAACGTGCAGAAGGCGTCGGTCTCCGACATGCTCTCCAACCTCGAGTGCGCCTCCATCATCCAGGTCATCGGTGCGGGCTCCGGGCGCAGCTTCGACCTCTCCGCCGCGCGCTACGGCAAGGTCATCATCATGAGCGACGCCGATGTCGACGGCGCGCACATCCGCACCCTGCTGCTCACCCTGTTCTTCCGGTACATGCGGCCCATGATCGAGGCCGGCCGGATCTTCGCCGCGGTGCCTCCACTGCACCGGGTGATCGTGATGAACCCGGGCAGCAAGCCCAACGAGACCATCTACACCTACTCGGAGCCTGAACTGCAGGGCGTGCTCGCTGCGCTCAAGAAGAGCGGTAAGCGCTACCAGGACCCGATCCAGCGCTACAAGGGCCTGGGCGAGATGGACGCCGACCAGCTGGCCACCACGACCATGGAACGCTCGCACCGCACGCTGCGCCGGGTGCAGGTGGCCGACGCCGAGATGGCGGGCAAGGTCTTCGAACTGCTCATGGGCAACGATGTCGCACCGCGCAAGGAGTTCATCGTCGACAGCGCCGACAAGCTCAGCCGCGACCGCATCGACGTCTGACCCCTCTTCGCCTGGGTGCTGCGGGCTAGCTGGCGGTGAACGCCGTGCTCGGCAGGTCACGTTCGCCGTCGGTGATGGCGCGCACGATGCGCGCGCAGACGGCGACGGGGTCCAGGCCCCGGGGGAGTGCCGGTGCTGTGCCGTCGATGGGATGCGTGGACAGGGCTGTGTCGGTGTGCCCCGGCCTCGCGTCCAGGATCCGGATGCCCGAGCGGCGCAGCTCTCGTCCGGCCGCGGTGCCGAAGGCCGCCAGTGCCGCCTTCGACGCGGAATAGGCGGCGAGGTTGGCCGTGGGACTCTCGCTCACGACCCCGCTGAGTGTGACGAAGGCGGGGGAGCGCCCCGCCGCCGCCGAGGCGCCGAGCGCCGCGTGCGCAGCCTGGAGCAGCAGCATGGGCGCGACGGCGTTCACGGCGAAGAGCCGCTCGACCGTTCCCGGGGCCAACTCGGCGGCCGGGCCGAACGCGACGACGCCGGCCGCGACGACGATCCCGTCGAGCTGGCCGGTGACCGTCACGGCCACCTGCACCAGACGACGGATCTCGGCCGGGTCGGTCAGGTCGGCAGCGACGACGGCGCCGCCGAGTCCGAGCGCGGCGATCGCCGCCGGGTCCCGGGCGCTGAGCACCAGGGTCGCCCCGGCCTCGGAGAGTTGGCGGGCGATTTCCCGCCCCAGTCCGCCTGTTGCGCCGACAACCAGGATGGTGGAACCGCTCAGATCAGCCATGCCCCACCCTACTGCGGGAAGCTCCGGCTGCACCGGGCGGGCCGACCGGGACGCCGGTCAGCCGATCCCGGCGCCGATCGACCCGACCACGGCGTCCAGCATGACGCCCGAAGCATCCCGTCGTGCACCGGTCTCCGGCAAGGTGCGGGGTGAGCCCTCGATGCCGAGCGCTCGGGCCGGCGCCGCGCCCACCCAGGCCAGGCTGATGAGGTCCTCGCCCTTGAGGAAGCGGTGGGAGCGCACGCCTCCCGTGGCCCGGCCCTTGGCCGGGTACTCGGAGAACGCGGAGACCTTCGCGCTACCCGGATCGGTGCCGGGGAGCGTCAGGCTGCTCGAGGCGATGGTGGCGACAACAGCGGTGTCGGCGGCGTCGGCAGGCAGGCTGGTGAAGAACACGACGCTGACTCCCGTGGCCAGTTTGATGCCCGCCATTCCGCCGGCCGTCCGGCCTTGCGGCCGCACGGTCGCGGCCGGGAAGCGCAGCAGCTGGGCGTCGGAGGCGACGAACACGAGTTCGTCCTCCTCCGTGCCCTGCACGGCTCCGACAACCTCGTCGCCGGGCTTGAGCGCGATGATCTCAAAATCGGGCTTGTTGGCCCAGTCGTTCGCGGTGAGCCGTTTGACCACGCCCAACCGGGTGCCGATGGCGATGCACCGGTCGCCCGTCAGTGCAACGAGGGCGAGTACATGCTCGCCGCCGCCGGCCAGCGACAGGTAGTCCCGCACGCGCACGCCGGCGGCCAGCTGGATCGAAGTGGGCGGCACCACGGGAAGGTCGACGGGGGAGAACCTGATGAGCCGGCCGCGGTTGGTCACGGCGCCGATCTCGGTGCGGCTGGTGGTGTCCAGGGCCGACAGTACGGCGTCGTGCTTGCTGCGGCGGTGCGCAGGCGTGATGCGTTCGGCCTGGTCGTCGTCCGACTGCGGCAGGTCGACCCTCGCGATGCGGCCCGTGGTGCTCAGGTACACCCGGGTGGGGGTGTCGGTCACCTCCAGCACGGCCGCGCGCTTGGCGGAGGCGCCGGCGATGCTCGGTCGCGCCTCGGTGAGCAGGGTGCGGCGCGGCGTGCCGAACCGGTCCGACACGGCGGCGAGCTCGGTGGACACCAGGGTGCGGATGGCCTGCTTGCTGCCCAGCAGGGTCTCCAGTTCGCGGATCTCGGCGAGCAGCTGGTCACGCTCGGACTCGAGCTCGATGCGGGAGAACCGGGTCAGGCGGCGCAGCCGCAGTTCGAGGATGTACTCGGCCTGGACCTGGCTGAGGTCGAACACGTCGATGAGCCGGGTGCGGGCCTGGTCGGTGTCGTCGCTGGCGCGGATGACCTGGATGACCTCGTCGATGTCCAGGATCGCGATGAGCAGTCCCTCCACCAGGTGCAGGCGCTCGCGCCGGCGCGCGAGCCTGTAGGCGGAGCGCCGGGTGACGACCTCGATGCGGTGGTCCACGTAGACCTGCAGCAGTTCCACCAGACCGAGGGTCTGCGGCCCGCCGTTGACCAGGGCGACGGCGTTGATGTTGAAGGAGTCCTCGAGCGGGGTGTACCGGTAGAGCTGCTCCAGCACCGCCTCGGGGCTGAAGCCGGTCTTGATGCCGATCACCAGGCGCAGGCCCTTGGTGCGGTCCGTGAGGTCGGTGACGTCGGAGATCCCGCTGAGCTTCTTGGAGGTGACGCCGTCCTTGATCTTCTCGATCACACGTTCGGGGCCGACGAGGTAGGGCAGCTCGGTGACGACCAGCCCGGCCTTACGGGCCGTGATCGCCTCGACCGACACCTTGGCGCGGGTCTTGAAGCTGCCGCGCCCGGTGAGGTACGCGTCTTTGATCCCGGCCAGGCCCACGATGGTGCCTCCGGTGGGCAGGTCGGGGCCCGGCACGAACTCCATCAACTCGTCCAGGGTGGCGCGCGGGTGGGCGAGCAGGTGCCGGGCCGCTCCGATGACCTCGATCAGGTTGTGCGGCGCCATGTTGGTCGCCATGCCCACGGCGATGCCGCTGGCGCCGTTGACGAGGAGGTTGGGGTACGCGGCCGGCAGCACGTCGGGCTGGGTGAGCTGGTTGTCGTAGTTGGGCACGAAGTCCACGACGTCCTCGTCGAGGTGCTCCGTCATGGACAGCGCCGGCGCGGCCAGACGCGCTTCCGTGTACCGCGGTGCGGCCGGGCCGTCGTCGAGGGAGCCGAAGTTGCCGTGACCGTCGATGAGTGGAACCCGCAGGGTGAACGCCTGGGCCATACGCACCATGGCGTCGTAGATGGCGGTGTCGCCGTGGGGGTGCAGCTTGCCCATCACCTCACCGACGACGCGCGCCGACTTGACATGGCCGCGGTCGGGGCGCAGGCCCATCTCGCTCATCTGGTACAGGATGCGGCGTTGCACCGGCTTCAACCCGTCCCTGGCGTCGGGCAGGGCCCGCGAGTAGATCACCGAGTAGGCGTATTCCAGGAAGGAGCCCTGCATCTCCGTCGACACGTCGACGTCTTCGATGCGCTCGGTGGACGCGGTGGGCACGGTGTTGTCTGAGCGGCTCATTCGTAGATTCTGCTGGGTGGGGCACACCGGCAGGACCGGCTGCGCCAGGCTGATGCGCACGGACGTGCGCGAAGAATACGTGCGGCCTCGTCTATGTCAGACTGGGCCAGATGTCCCCTATGCTACCGGTCCGGCCTTTCAGTGCCGTTCGCCTTGCCGATGTCCTGACAAGTTCGCTGGCATCGCTGCAGAGCGCCCCGAACCCGCTGGGCCTGCCGTCTGCGGCCCGCGCCGTCGTGGTCCTGGCCGACGGACTCGGGGTCGCCAACCTCCGGGCCAGGGCGGGGCATGCCCGCTTCCTCACCGCGCATCTGGCCAAGGCCGACGCCGTGGACGGCGTCTTCCCGGCCACGACGGCAGCGGGGATCGCCTCGTTGACCACCGGGCTGGCGCCCGGCGCGCACGGGTTGGTGGGGTACCGGGTCCTCGACTCCGCGAACGACCGGGTCGTCAACCAGCTCACCGGGTGGGACGACCGGATGGAGCCGCTCAGCTGGCAGCCGCAGCCCACGGTCTTCGACGCGGCCGACGCGGCCGGCATCCCGAGTTTCGCGGTCGGACCGAAACGGTTCGCCGACTCCGGCTTCAGTCAGGCCGTGCTCCGCGGTGCACGGTATGTCCCGGCCGAGTCCATCGCGGCCCGGTTCGGGGCCGCCCGGGAGATCCTCGACGCCGAGCCCCGTGCGCTCATCTACCTGTACGTTCCGGAGCTCGACATCGCTGCACACGCGCACGGCTGGGAGTCCGGCCGGTGGCTGACCCAGTTGGAGAGCCTCGATGCCGAGATGGCCCGCGCGGCGGCCGGCCTCCGCGCCGACGAAGGGCTCATCCTCACGGCGGACCACGGTGTTGTGGACGTCCCCGCTGCCAAGCAGGTGCTCTTCGACACGGTGCCAGAGCTCGTCGCCGGCGTGCGTCACATCGGCGGCGACCCACGGTGCCTGCACCTCTACACCGAGCCGGGCGTGGACGCGGATGCCTTGGCCGAGGCCTGGCGGTCGGTCGAGGGGGAGCGGGCCTGGGTGTTCACCCGGGCAGAAGCCATGGACGCCGGCCTCTTCGGCATGGTGCGGCCCGACGCCGCCAGCCGGATCGGCGATGTCATCGTGGCCGCCCGCAAGCTCATCGCCTACTACGACTCCCGGGAACCGAACCAGTCGGCCCGGAACATGGTCGGTCAGCATGGTTCGCTCACCGATGAGGAACTTCGCGTGCCGGTGATCCGCCTGGGCGCCTACCGGCGCTGACCGGCGTGAACGACGAAGCCCCTCACACGCGTCGCGTGGAGGGGCAGGTCGTACGAGAACGGCTCGTGAGGATCAGGCGGGGTACTGTCCGCGCTTGACCTGGGGCTTGGGCAGACGCATGACCCGCAGCTGGAGGGCGCGCATGGCCGCGTACCAGCGCACGCGCTCGGCCCGGTCGGCGCCGAACTTGGCCTCGATCTTCTTGGTCAGGATGAAGCCCAGAATGATGCAGTCCACGATCGCGACGAGGAAGAACGCCCACAGGGCGAGGATGCCGTAGGTCTGCACCGAGGGGTCGGGGAAGAACGTGAGCAGGATGACCAGGAACATGACCGGGATCATGAACTCGCCCACGTTGAACCTGGCGTCGATGTAGTCGCGCGCGAAGCGCTTCTGCGGGCCGCGTTCACGCAGCGGAAGGTACTTGTCCTCGCCGGCGGCCATGCCGAGCCGGGCCCGTTCGCGGGCCTCGGCGGACTTGGCCCTGGCCTGCTTCGCGGCGAGCTTGCGGTCCTCCGGAACCAGCGGCCGCTTGTTGGCGGCCTCCTGGACACGGCGACTCGGGGTCGGCTGGCCCTTGCCCGTCGGCGTGCCCGCGAGGCGAGCCTTCGTCTGGTCGACGGTCTCGATCGACGGTTCTGCGTCGGGGTTTACAGGTTGCTTAGCCACATCAATTCCTTGCAGTCAGGTTGCCTTAAGATTACTCGCATGATGGATACCGTGGAGACAGCAGCAGGAATCACTCAGCCGGACGCCGACGGGCCGCTCGATTCTGGGTTGCGGAACGCGGTCGAGCAGGAGCTCCCGCGCACGCTCGCCGACCTGTGTGCGCTTGTCCGCATCCCGTCGGTGTCCTGGGCCGCCTTCGATCGCGAACACGTGCGCACCAGCGCCGAGGCCGTCGCAGCCCTGGTGAGCGAGATCGGGATTTTCGACTCCGTGACCGTGACGCAGGCGGGGATCCCCGGATCTGACGAACTGGGCCAGCCGGCCATTCTCGCCACCCGGGCGGCCAGGAACGGTCGGCCGACTGTGCTGCTCTACGCCCACCACGACGTGCAGCCTCCCGGGCAGGACGAGCACTGGGAATCGCCGCCGTTCGAGCCGACAGTTCGCGGTGACCGGCTGTACGGGCGCGGTGCCGCGGACGACAAGGCCGGGGTGATGGCCCACATCGCCGCCCTGCGCGGCCTCGTCGCCGTGACCGGCGGCGACATCGACCTGGGCCTGGCGCTCTTCATCGAGGGGGAGGAGGAGTTCGGCAGTCGTTCCTTCGCCACATTCCTCAGCGAGAACAAGGACGCCCTCCGTGCCGACGCCATCGTCGTGGCCGATTCCAACAACTGGGATGTCGACACTCCCGCCATCACCATCGGGCTCCGTGGCAACGTGACCTTCCGCCTCACCGTGAGCACGCTGGCGCACGCCTCGCACTCCGGTATGTTCGGCGGCGCCGTCCCCGACGCCATGCTGGCAACCATCCGACTGCTCGGCACCCTGTACGCGGAGGACGGATCCGTCGCCGTCGCCGGGCTCACCAGCCACGACGCGCCCACCCCGCCATACGCCGAGGACGCCCTGCGGGACGAGACGGGCCTGCTGCCCGGGGTGTCTCCCATCGGGCACGGCTCGATCCTCAGCCGCATCTGGTCCCAGCCGGCCCTCACGGTCACCGGCATCGACGGGCCCACCGTCGCCAACGCCTCCAACACCCTGACGCCGTCGGTCAGCGTGCAGATCAGCGTGCGCATCGCTCCCGGACAGTCCGCCGTCGAGGCCGCGGGACTGATCGAGGCGCATCTGCGTGAGCACGCGCCCTTCGGCGCCCACATCGACATCGACGACCTCGACACCGGGGAACCGTTCCTGGTGGACACCGATGGCTGGGCGGTGGCCGAGACGCGCCTGGCCATGACAGCGGCCTGGGGAGTGGAGCCTGTGGATATCGGTGTCGGCGGTTCGATTCCGTTCATCGCCGACCTGGTCCGGGAGTTCCCGGAGGCGCAGATTCTCGTCACCGGCGTTGAGGACCCGGATTCCCGGGCGCACAGCCCGAACGAGTCCCTGCACCTGGGGGTGTTCAAACGGGCGATCCTCAGTGAAGCCTTCCTGCTCGGCCGCCTCAACGGGCGCACGGGTTCCACCGACTGAATCCCGCTCCCTGCCCGTCCAGCCGTTTCCGGGTAACGGCAGGTAGGATGAATAGCATTCGCCGTGCGGATTCCCCGTCATCGAGGGAGGCCGCCGGATGCGAAAACCGGATAATACCGAGGAGAACCATGACCGACACGATCGAAACCCGCACCGAAGCCCACGGGGTCGGCCTCACGGATGTCGCTGCCCAGAAGGTACGCAGCCTGCTCACCCAGGAGGGTCGCGAAGACCTGCGCCTGCGGGTGGCCGTGCAGCCCGGCGGATGCTCCGGCCTGATCTACCAGCTCTACTTCGACGAGCGCACCCTCGAGGGTGACGCGGTCAGGGACTACGACGGTGTCGAGGTCGTCGTCGACAAGATGAGCGTGCCCTACCTGGAAGGTGCCTCGATCGACTTCGAGGACACCATCCAGAAGCAGGGTTTCACCATCGACAACCCGAACGCCGGCGGCAGCTGCGCCTGTGGGGATTCGTTCCACTAACAGCCGCCCCGCCACGTCGCACACCCAGGGAGACCATCCATCGGATGGTCTCCCTGTGGCCTATCAGGCGGACTCGCCGCTCTGTCGATCAGCCCCCGGAATGGGGACCGGAACAGGCCCTTCGACCCTTGCGCTCGGTACCCAATCGTAAGGAAAACTTCGGCTGACGGGCCCCGCTTGCACTCCGCGGCAACCGACCCGGAGTAGGCTAGAGATGATAAATGCACTTCCTGTGTAGTGCCCTCACGTCTCCCGAAAGGTCACCGGTGCTCAGAAACCGCCGTCTCCGATGGGCCGCCATTCCGGTCGCAGCAACGCTCGCTCTTGTTCTCGCCGGATGCAGTCAGGCCGAACTCAACGGGTACCTGCCCGGCTTCGTCGAGGGTGAGGCGCCGGTAACGAACAACACCGAGCGCGTCTCCGGTCTGTGGACCACCTCGTGGATCGTCCTGCTCATCGTGGGCCTGATCACGTGGGGCCTGACCATCTGGGCCGTCGTCGTGTACCGCCGTCGCAAGGGCCAGACCGGCCTGCCGGTGCAGCTGCGCTACAACATGCCGATCGAGATCTTCTACACGATCGTGCCGCTCATCCTGGTGCTGGGCTTCTTCGCCTTCACCGCCCGTGACCAGAACGCCATCGAGGCCCGTTTCGACGAGCCCGACGTGAAGATCGAGGTCATCGGCAAGCAGTGGGCCTGGGACTTCAACTACGTCACCGACGATGTCTTCACGCAGGGCATCCAGGGGCAGCCAGACCTCGAGGGTGAGAAGGGTGCGCTCGTCGAATCCGAGCTGCCGACCCTCGTCCTCCCGGTGGGCAAGAAGATCGAGATCGCCCTCGAGGCCCGCGACGTCATCCACTCCTTCTGGGTCATCGACTTCCTCTACAAGAAGGACATGATCCCCGGCAAGACCAACTACATGTCGGTCATCCCCGAACGCATCGGCACCTACGCCGGCAAGTGCGCGGAGCTCTGCGGTGAGTACCACTCCCTGATGCTCTTCAACGTCGATGTGGTCTCCGAGGCCGACTATGAAGCGTACGTCGACTCCCTGCGGGCGGCCGGCAATGACGGCCAGGTCTCCAACGAGTACGACCGCAACTCGAATCTCCCGGGCACCGGCGCCCCGACGGCTGAGGAAGGCAACTAGACCATGAGCACAGCAACCGCTCCGGCCGGCGCACCCGTCGCCTCACCGGCTCCTCGCCCCACCGGCGTCGACCGCAAGGGCAACATCGTCGTCCGGTGGATCACCTCCACCGACCACAAGGTCATCGGGTACATGTACCTGATCACCTCGTTCATCTACTTCTGCCTGGGCGGGGTGATGGCGCTCGTCATGCGCGCCCAGCTCTTCGAGCCCGGCCTGCAGATCGTGCAGACGAAGGAACAG
It includes:
- a CDS encoding HesB/IscA family protein, whose amino-acid sequence is MTDTIETRTEAHGVGLTDVAAQKVRSLLTQEGREDLRLRVAVQPGGCSGLIYQLYFDERTLEGDAVRDYDGVEVVVDKMSVPYLEGASIDFEDTIQKQGFTIDNPNAGGSCACGDSFH
- the coxB gene encoding cytochrome c oxidase subunit II, whose product is MLRNRRLRWAAIPVAATLALVLAGCSQAELNGYLPGFVEGEAPVTNNTERVSGLWTTSWIVLLIVGLITWGLTIWAVVVYRRRKGQTGLPVQLRYNMPIEIFYTIVPLILVLGFFAFTARDQNAIEARFDEPDVKIEVIGKQWAWDFNYVTDDVFTQGIQGQPDLEGEKGALVESELPTLVLPVGKKIEIALEARDVIHSFWVIDFLYKKDMIPGKTNYMSVIPERIGTYAGKCAELCGEYHSLMLFNVDVVSEADYEAYVDSLRAAGNDGQVSNEYDRNSNLPGTGAPTAEEGN
- a CDS encoding SDR family NAD(P)-dependent oxidoreductase, which translates into the protein MADLSGSTILVVGATGGLGREIARQLSEAGATLVLSARDPAAIAALGLGGAVVAADLTDPAEIRRLVQVAVTVTGQLDGIVVAAGVVAFGPAAELAPGTVERLFAVNAVAPMLLLQAAHAALGASAAAGRSPAFVTLSGVVSESPTANLAAYSASKAALAAFGTAAGRELRRSGIRILDARPGHTDTALSTHPIDGTAPALPRGLDPVAVCARIVRAITDGERDLPSTAFTAS
- a CDS encoding type 1 glutamine amidotransferase — protein: MTVDQSATLTIVTLLPRLLDTNGDAANARVLAQRARWAGLQASVVPVHTPADLPPVVDLVVIGSGTDTDLGGVRDALRPLSAALRGWLAAGVPVLAVGTGWELLSDAVDLPGGGTVDGLALVRGRATVRPTRVTDDLVVATGAERLIGFENHARGYANAAAALGSVLSGTGNGDGTEGTREGSFIGTHLHGPVLARNPVLADRLLGAACAARGITLNASAHTATVDDMAKAARNQVAVRLSLASE
- a CDS encoding dipeptidase, with product MMDTVETAAGITQPDADGPLDSGLRNAVEQELPRTLADLCALVRIPSVSWAAFDREHVRTSAEAVAALVSEIGIFDSVTVTQAGIPGSDELGQPAILATRAARNGRPTVLLYAHHDVQPPGQDEHWESPPFEPTVRGDRLYGRGAADDKAGVMAHIAALRGLVAVTGGDIDLGLALFIEGEEEFGSRSFATFLSENKDALRADAIVVADSNNWDVDTPAITIGLRGNVTFRLTVSTLAHASHSGMFGGAVPDAMLATIRLLGTLYAEDGSVAVAGLTSHDAPTPPYAEDALRDETGLLPGVSPIGHGSILSRIWSQPALTVTGIDGPTVANASNTLTPSVSVQISVRIAPGQSAVEAAGLIEAHLREHAPFGAHIDIDDLDTGEPFLVDTDGWAVAETRLAMTAAWGVEPVDIGVGGSIPFIADLVREFPEAQILVTGVEDPDSRAHSPNESLHLGVFKRAILSEAFLLGRLNGRTGSTD
- a CDS encoding DNA gyrase/topoisomerase IV subunit A is translated as MSRSDNTVPTASTERIEDVDVSTEMQGSFLEYAYSVIYSRALPDARDGLKPVQRRILYQMSEMGLRPDRGHVKSARVVGEVMGKLHPHGDTAIYDAMVRMAQAFTLRVPLIDGHGNFGSLDDGPAAPRYTEARLAAPALSMTEHLDEDVVDFVPNYDNQLTQPDVLPAAYPNLLVNGASGIAVGMATNMAPHNLIEVIGAARHLLAHPRATLDELMEFVPGPDLPTGGTIVGLAGIKDAYLTGRGSFKTRAKVSVEAITARKAGLVVTELPYLVGPERVIEKIKDGVTSKKLSGISDVTDLTDRTKGLRLVIGIKTGFSPEAVLEQLYRYTPLEDSFNINAVALVNGGPQTLGLVELLQVYVDHRIEVVTRRSAYRLARRRERLHLVEGLLIAILDIDEVIQVIRASDDTDQARTRLIDVFDLSQVQAEYILELRLRRLTRFSRIELESERDQLLAEIRELETLLGSKQAIRTLVSTELAAVSDRFGTPRRTLLTEARPSIAGASAKRAAVLEVTDTPTRVYLSTTGRIARVDLPQSDDDQAERITPAHRRSKHDAVLSALDTTSRTEIGAVTNRGRLIRFSPVDLPVVPPTSIQLAAGVRVRDYLSLAGGGEHVLALVALTGDRCIAIGTRLGVVKRLTANDWANKPDFEIIALKPGDEVVGAVQGTEEDELVFVASDAQLLRFPAATVRPQGRTAGGMAGIKLATGVSVVFFTSLPADAADTAVVATIASSSLTLPGTDPGSAKVSAFSEYPAKGRATGGVRSHRFLKGEDLISLAWVGAAPARALGIEGSPRTLPETGARRDASGVMLDAVVGSIGAGIG
- a CDS encoding DUF3043 domain-containing protein — translated: MAKQPVNPDAEPSIETVDQTKARLAGTPTGKGQPTPSRRVQEAANKRPLVPEDRKLAAKQARAKSAEARERARLGMAAGEDKYLPLRERGPQKRFARDYIDARFNVGEFMIPVMFLVILLTFFPDPSVQTYGILALWAFFLVAIVDCIILGFILTKKIEAKFGADRAERVRWYAAMRALQLRVMRLPKPQVKRGQYPA
- a CDS encoding alkaline phosphatase family protein, with the protein product MSPMLPVRPFSAVRLADVLTSSLASLQSAPNPLGLPSAARAVVVLADGLGVANLRARAGHARFLTAHLAKADAVDGVFPATTAAGIASLTTGLAPGAHGLVGYRVLDSANDRVVNQLTGWDDRMEPLSWQPQPTVFDAADAAGIPSFAVGPKRFADSGFSQAVLRGARYVPAESIAARFGAAREILDAEPRALIYLYVPELDIAAHAHGWESGRWLTQLESLDAEMARAAAGLRADEGLILTADHGVVDVPAAKQVLFDTVPELVAGVRHIGGDPRCLHLYTEPGVDADALAEAWRSVEGERAWVFTRAEAMDAGLFGMVRPDAASRIGDVIVAARKLIAYYDSREPNQSARNMVGQHGSLTDEELRVPVIRLGAYRR
- a CDS encoding DNA gyrase/topoisomerase IV subunit B translates to MSSDYSARHLSVLEGLDAVRKRPGMYIGSTDSRGLMHCLWEIIDNSVDEALSGHGSSIGIVLHPDESVEVSDTARGIPVDIEPKTGLSGVEVVFTKLHAGGKFGSGSYAASGGLHGVGASVVNALSERLDVEVDRDGKTWAMSFHRGEPGVFADTGEKSPDAPFTPFEKTSELRVVGKVKKGVTGTRIRYWADRQIFTKGASFQTDDLMGRARQTAFLIPGLTINIDDRRGETPLAESFTFAGGISEFVDHLAVDTPITDTWRLTGAGSFTETVPVLTDSGAMIPTELVRDCQVDIALRWGTGYDTVVKSFVNIIATPKGGTHQAGFDAGLLKFLRAQVEQNARRLKVGSDKLEKDDIMAGLTAVLTVRLPEPQFEGQTKEVLGTPAVRAIVAAVIQKTMTERFTSAKRDDKTQSAVVLDKIVAEMKSRISARAHKETQRRKNALESSSLPAKLVDCRSNDVALSELFIVEGDSALGTAKLARDSEHQALLPIRGKILNVQKASVSDMLSNLECASIIQVIGAGSGRSFDLSAARYGKVIIMSDADVDGAHIRTLLLTLFFRYMRPMIEAGRIFAAVPPLHRVIVMNPGSKPNETIYTYSEPELQGVLAALKKSGKRYQDPIQRYKGLGEMDADQLATTTMERSHRTLRRVQVADAEMAGKVFELLMGNDVAPRKEFIVDSADKLSRDRIDV
- a CDS encoding DUF7455 domain-containing protein, whose translation is MSQIATENGAVDQQGAPHQLTAADRCDACGAQAYIRVVVNNSELLFCAHHGRKHQEKLAAIAESWHDESSRLFEDQKS